One segment of Magnetospirillum sp. 15-1 DNA contains the following:
- the sdhC gene encoding succinate dehydrogenase, cytochrome b556 subunit produces MTTRTRPLSPHIQVYRMPFTAILSISHRITGIALAVGTIVLAYWLASAAYGPVAYGHAQAVLGSWLGKLVLFGWTGALFYHLCNGIRHLFWDKGRGYEIAEADKSGRMVVGAAAVLTVLAWIFGL; encoded by the coding sequence ATGACAACGCGCACCCGGCCGCTTTCGCCTCATATCCAGGTTTATCGGATGCCGTTCACGGCCATCCTGTCCATCAGCCACCGTATCACCGGTATCGCCCTCGCGGTCGGCACCATCGTTCTGGCGTATTGGCTGGCTTCGGCCGCTTACGGCCCCGTCGCCTACGGCCATGCCCAGGCGGTGCTCGGCTCCTGGCTGGGCAAGCTGGTGCTGTTCGGCTGGACCGGCGCCCTGTTCTATCACCTGTGCAACGGCATCCGTCACCTGTTCTGGGACAAGGGCCGTGGCTACGAGATCGCCGAGGCCGACAAGTCGGGCCGCATGGTCGTGGGCGCCGCTGCGGTGCTGACCGTGCTGGCCTGGATCTTCGGCCTGTAA
- a CDS encoding CoA ester lyase, which produces MATTARPRRSVLYMPGSNPRALEKARTLAADGLILDLEDAVAPDAKEDARRQVVDAVKAGGYGARELLIRVNSLATPWGQADVAAAAASGAHAVLIPKVESADTVRQVEAIMVANGAPADMAIWCMMETPRGMLKAEEIAGSSPRMGGFVMGTSDLAKDLHCAHTRDRLPMITSLGLCLLAARAYGLAALDGVYLDLNDDEGFEYSCVQGLELGFDGKTLIHPKTIDAANRVFAPSGKEVDWSRKIIAAHAEATAAGKGVVVVDGKLVENLHVENARRIVALAEQIAAMAAELKA; this is translated from the coding sequence ATGGCGACCACCGCGCGGCCCCGCCGTTCCGTCCTCTACATGCCCGGCTCCAATCCGCGCGCCTTGGAAAAAGCCCGGACGCTCGCCGCCGACGGCCTGATCCTCGATCTGGAGGATGCGGTCGCCCCCGACGCCAAGGAAGACGCCCGCCGTCAGGTGGTGGACGCGGTCAAGGCCGGCGGCTACGGCGCCCGCGAACTGCTGATCCGCGTCAACTCGCTGGCCACCCCCTGGGGGCAGGCCGACGTGGCGGCGGCGGCGGCATCGGGGGCGCATGCCGTGCTGATCCCCAAGGTGGAGAGCGCCGACACCGTGCGTCAGGTCGAGGCCATCATGGTCGCCAACGGCGCGCCCGCCGACATGGCCATCTGGTGCATGATGGAAACGCCGCGCGGCATGCTGAAGGCGGAAGAGATCGCGGGCTCCAGCCCCCGCATGGGCGGCTTCGTCATGGGCACCTCGGATCTGGCCAAGGACCTGCATTGCGCCCACACCCGCGACCGCCTGCCCATGATCACCAGCCTGGGGCTTTGCCTGCTGGCCGCCCGCGCCTACGGCCTGGCGGCGCTGGACGGCGTCTATCTCGACCTCAACGACGACGAGGGCTTCGAGTATTCCTGCGTCCAGGGCCTGGAACTGGGCTTCGACGGCAAGACCCTGATCCACCCCAAGACCATTGACGCCGCCAACCGCGTCTTCGCCCCTTCCGGGAAGGAAGTCGACTGGTCGCGCAAGATCATCGCCGCCCATGCCGAAGCCACCGCCGCCGGCAAGGGCGTGGTGGTGGTCGACGGCAAGCTGGTCGAGAACCTGCACGTGGAAAATGCGCGGCGCATCGTCGCCCTGGCCGAGCAGATCGCCGCCATGGCCGCCGAATTGAAGGCGTAA
- a CDS encoding MaoC family dehydratase translates to MSTKTNAGNFFEDFRLGQVINHATPRTVTAGDVAMYTALYGSRFAVNSSAEFARSIGLAAESMGHLAPVDDLLAFHVVFGKTVPDISLNAVANLGYAVGRFGELVYPGDTITTTSTVIGLKENSNKQTGVVYVRSVGTNQLQEMVVEYVRWVMVRKRDQNAPIAEEKVPELPGAVAAADLMIPEGLKLDAYDTTLAGSPHLWDDYAVGEKVDHVDGMTIEEAEHMMATRLWQNTAKVHFNQYTEGQGRFGRRLIYGGHIISLARALSFNGLGNAFKLVAINGGRHTNPTFAGDTIHAWTEVVEKIEVPGRKDVGALRLRLIATKNQPCAAFPFKAENGKDFDPAVVLDFDYTVLMPRRA, encoded by the coding sequence ATGAGCACCAAGACCAACGCCGGTAATTTCTTCGAGGACTTCCGCCTCGGCCAGGTGATCAACCATGCCACGCCGCGCACCGTCACCGCCGGCGATGTGGCCATGTACACCGCGCTGTACGGCTCGCGCTTCGCCGTCAATTCCTCGGCCGAGTTCGCCAGGTCCATCGGACTGGCCGCCGAGAGCATGGGCCACCTCGCTCCCGTCGACGACCTGCTGGCCTTCCACGTGGTGTTCGGCAAGACCGTGCCCGACATCAGCCTCAACGCCGTCGCCAATCTGGGCTATGCCGTCGGCCGCTTCGGCGAGTTGGTCTATCCCGGCGACACCATCACCACCACCTCGACGGTGATCGGCCTGAAGGAGAACTCCAACAAGCAGACCGGCGTGGTCTATGTCCGCTCGGTGGGCACCAACCAGCTCCAGGAAATGGTGGTGGAATACGTGCGCTGGGTGATGGTCAGGAAGCGCGACCAGAACGCTCCCATCGCCGAGGAGAAGGTGCCGGAACTGCCGGGCGCCGTCGCCGCCGCCGACCTGATGATCCCCGAAGGGCTCAAGCTCGACGCCTATGACACCACCCTGGCCGGCAGCCCGCATCTGTGGGACGACTACGCGGTGGGCGAGAAGGTCGACCACGTGGACGGCATGACCATCGAGGAAGCCGAGCACATGATGGCCACCCGCCTGTGGCAGAACACCGCCAAGGTGCACTTCAACCAGTATACCGAGGGCCAGGGCCGCTTCGGCCGCCGCCTGATCTATGGCGGCCACATCATCTCTCTCGCCCGCGCCCTGTCGTTCAACGGCCTGGGCAACGCCTTCAAGCTGGTCGCCATCAACGGCGGGCGGCACACCAACCCCACCTTCGCCGGCGATACCATCCACGCCTGGACCGAAGTGGTGGAGAAGATCGAGGTGCCCGGCCGCAAGGACGTGGGCGCGCTGCGCCTGCGCCTGATCGCTACCAAGAACCAGCCTTGCGCCGCCTTCCCGTTCAAGGCGGAGAACGGCAAGGATTTCGACCCGGCGGTGGTGCTGGATTTCGACTACACGGTGCTGATGCCCCGCAGGGCGTAA
- the pdxY gene encoding pyridoxal kinase PdxY, with the protein MKILSFQSAVAFGHVGNSAAIFALQRLGLEACPVDTVQFSNHPGYGMWRGGPHSAASLSEVLEGLDGAGLLEGCGAVLSGYLGQAATGAVVAEAVRRLRGYHPGAPYLCDPVMGDEDGGLYVAEGIPEIFARTLLPLADIATPNRFELGILTGRSIDGVEDAIQASRQLLERGTGAVVTTSLTAGDGMIGCLAVNGEGAWMVRTPLLRFATPPNGGGDTLSALLLAHRLKGRDLPEALSMAVSSLYGVLEKTQKAGGRELALVAGQDEIALPTRFFPPLPVRV; encoded by the coding sequence ATGAAGATTCTTTCTTTCCAATCGGCGGTCGCCTTCGGGCACGTGGGCAATTCCGCCGCCATCTTCGCCTTGCAGCGGCTGGGTCTCGAGGCCTGTCCGGTGGATACGGTGCAGTTCTCCAACCATCCCGGCTATGGGATGTGGCGGGGCGGCCCTCACTCCGCCGCTTCGTTGAGCGAGGTATTGGAAGGGTTGGACGGCGCCGGCCTGCTGGAAGGCTGCGGCGCGGTGCTGTCGGGCTATCTGGGGCAGGCCGCAACCGGCGCGGTGGTGGCCGAGGCGGTGCGGCGGCTGCGCGGCTACCATCCCGGCGCTCCCTATCTCTGCGACCCGGTGATGGGGGACGAGGATGGCGGCCTTTACGTGGCCGAGGGCATTCCCGAAATCTTCGCCCGCACCCTGCTGCCCCTGGCCGACATCGCCACCCCCAACCGCTTCGAGCTGGGAATACTGACCGGTCGGTCCATCGACGGCGTCGAGGACGCCATCCAGGCCTCGCGCCAGTTGCTGGAGCGGGGAACCGGGGCGGTGGTGACCACCAGCCTGACGGCCGGCGACGGCATGATCGGCTGTCTGGCGGTGAACGGCGAGGGGGCCTGGATGGTGCGCACGCCGCTGCTGCGCTTCGCTACGCCGCCCAATGGCGGCGGCGATACCCTGTCGGCGCTGCTGCTGGCCCACCGTCTCAAGGGCCGTGATCTGCCCGAGGCCCTGTCCATGGCGGTCTCCAGCCTGTACGGCGTGCTGGAGAAGACCCAGAAAGCCGGCGGGCGGGAACTGGCCCTGGTGGCGGGGCAGGACGAGATCGCCCTGCCCACCCGATTCTTCCCACCCCTGCCGGTCAGGGTATAG
- a CDS encoding LysE family transporter, protein MESVIPFLRGIAIGFAIAAPIGPVGILCIRKALADGRLAAFVAGLGAALADSLFGGVAAFGIGAVMSFIDGQMVALKIVGGVFMLWLGIHTWRSAAVAVEAEPGKGPGMLRDFLSTFAITITNPGTIFGVAGVFAALGPVGRPGIGLPTALLVAGIFSGSALWWLTLSALASAARNRFTPDRMRLFNHLSGAMLMVFGLAAVGSLLL, encoded by the coding sequence TTGGAGTCCGTCATCCCCTTCCTGCGCGGAATCGCCATCGGTTTCGCCATCGCCGCGCCCATCGGGCCGGTGGGTATTTTATGCATCAGGAAGGCGCTGGCCGACGGGCGGCTGGCCGCCTTCGTGGCCGGGTTGGGGGCGGCGCTGGCCGATTCCCTGTTCGGCGGCGTGGCGGCCTTCGGCATCGGCGCGGTGATGAGCTTCATCGACGGCCAGATGGTCGCCCTGAAGATCGTCGGTGGGGTGTTCATGCTGTGGCTGGGCATCCACACCTGGCGTTCGGCGGCGGTGGCGGTCGAGGCCGAACCGGGCAAAGGCCCCGGCATGCTGCGCGACTTCCTCTCCACCTTCGCCATCACCATCACCAATCCCGGCACCATCTTCGGGGTGGCGGGAGTGTTCGCGGCGCTCGGCCCCGTTGGGCGGCCGGGCATCGGCCTGCCCACCGCCTTGCTGGTGGCTGGCATCTTCAGCGGCTCGGCCCTGTGGTGGCTGACCCTGTCGGCCCTGGCCTCGGCGGCGCGCAACCGCTTCACGCCCGACCGCATGCGGCTGTTCAATCACCTGTCGGGGGCGATGCTGATGGTGTTCGGTCTGGCGGCCGTGGGCAGTCTGCTACTTTAA